One genomic segment of Saprospiraceae bacterium includes these proteins:
- the rpsB gene encoding 30S ribosomal protein S2 yields MEKPTYQQLLEANVHFGHLRRKWNPKMRQFIFKEHKGVHLIDLNRTAECLDKAANAMKQIAKSGKKIMFVATKKQAREIVAEAAKSVNMPYVTERWLGGMMTNFATIRRSVKKMNNIERMLTDNNVTNITKKERLTLSREKDKMERVLGGVATLNRLPSAVFIVDILNEHLAVDEAESLGIRTFAMVDTNSNPNLVDFPIPANDDSSKSIALITQYMVQAIREGLEERNAEVKEENVAS; encoded by the coding sequence ATGGAAAAACCCACCTACCAGCAGTTATTAGAAGCCAATGTACATTTTGGACATTTGCGCAGAAAGTGGAATCCCAAAATGCGCCAATTCATCTTCAAAGAACACAAAGGCGTTCACCTGATAGATCTCAACCGCACAGCGGAGTGCCTGGATAAGGCAGCCAACGCTATGAAGCAGATCGCCAAATCCGGAAAGAAGATCATGTTCGTCGCCACCAAAAAGCAGGCACGTGAGATAGTGGCAGAAGCTGCAAAAAGCGTAAACATGCCTTATGTGACTGAACGTTGGCTTGGAGGCATGATGACCAACTTTGCAACCATCCGCCGGTCCGTTAAAAAGATGAATAACATCGAAAGAATGTTGACCGACAACAACGTTACCAACATCACCAAAAAAGAGCGCCTTACACTGAGCCGTGAAAAAGATAAAATGGAACGCGTACTGGGTGGTGTAGCTACTCTCAACAGATTGCCTTCCGCAGTTTTTATAGTCGATATCCTCAACGAGCATCTCGCTGTAGATGAAGCCGAAAGCCTGGGCATACGTACGTTTGCAATGGTGGATACCAACAGCAACCCCAATCTTGTCGATTTCCCGATACCAGCCAATGACGATTCATCCAAATCCATCGCCCTGATCACTCAATACATGGTTCAGGCTATCCGGGAAGGATTGGAAGAGCGCAATGCCGAGGTGAAAGAAGAAAATGTAGCCAGCTAA
- a CDS encoding DUF1761 domain-containing protein encodes MEINWLVIIGAGIIPLIIGFIWYHPSVFGKAWMQMTGLTEEKAGQVNMALVFGLTFLLGVFLSLSMLSMTIHQIHMMSTLLNVPGFGQEGTEVTQYFNDFLSKYGNEFRTFKHGAIHGIIGGLFIALPILAINAMFEQKSWKYIAINVGFWIVTMALMGGVVCAWGA; translated from the coding sequence ATGGAAATTAATTGGTTAGTAATCATTGGTGCGGGGATCATTCCGCTGATTATTGGATTCATCTGGTACCATCCCAGCGTATTCGGCAAAGCCTGGATGCAAATGACCGGCCTTACAGAAGAAAAAGCCGGGCAAGTCAACATGGCTCTGGTATTTGGATTAACATTTTTATTGGGCGTGTTTTTATCGCTGTCGATGTTATCCATGACCATCCATCAGATCCACATGATGTCGACTTTATTGAATGTGCCCGGATTTGGTCAGGAGGGAACAGAAGTCACTCAGTATTTCAATGATTTTTTAAGCAAATACGGAAATGAATTCCGCACCTTTAAACACGGTGCAATTCACGGCATCATCGGAGGTTTGTTCATCGCTTTACCGATTCTGGCCATCAATGCGATGTTCGAGCAAAAGTCATGGAAATACATTGCCATCAATGTAGGTTTTTGGATTGTCACCATGGCTTTGATGGGGGGTGTGGTATGTGCATGGGGAGCATAA
- the sprA gene encoding cell surface protein SprA: protein MNHLGSLLLPILASVCIVISVAAEGGRHIPDWNELPVKMSRDTVPLKDRPGNFVENRIKNPFDLKDPNSIDQDIEYDPQTNSFKVTEKVGDVEYRPGTTLTFDEYMKFKARQQDKDYYKELAGISTGKKSYGELIDPITKIDLKKNLADKLFGGFGIDIKPQGSIGFFVGGYYNFTDNPQLQDYQKRQWGPDFDTDIRMDLTGSIGDKLKLNANYDTKAAFDFENKLKLAYDSEKYSEDDIIKKIEAGNVSLPLRTKLIQGSQNLFGFKTDWQFGYLRLTGLISQQKSKQENIQVKGGGVIQEFEIRPDGYDENRHFFLSPYNRNTYEFALEKLPEINSQFKVKDIEVWITEDAQNSRETELRDIVALADLGVSDPEQFDMGEMAAQSYLPGRAVSKDKSGVEVPSNTSNTLLDKILENPEARDLNKVVRYLSDPNGLNLKQGRDFEKVRARRLNQSEYSYHADLGFISLRLRPRPNQVLAVAYHYLQNGRDIDPRSGATYKVGEFTSEVKSDSLSYKVIFVKMLKSSAQRTDLPSYRQMMKNVYPTGGFNLNPDDFTIDIYYEDRDGKPKRYIQEIDGYPLLNLFRMDFLNKTNDPQPDGVFDFISGQTVIPASGAVIFPVLEPFGSSLYKLLVNVVPNKDTMLARTIFDKYKYTALYDTSITSARRELKSNQFIIRGSYKSGKSNEISLNTFNLDPNARVVVSAGSRSLVEGSDYIVDRNLGKVTILNEALLQSGVPINVDFEDSALFSFQTKTMIGLRAEYSKRKDWSVGATYMHLFEKPFTEKSKYRRGSN, encoded by the coding sequence ATGAATCATTTGGGTAGCTTGCTTTTGCCGATACTGGCCTCTGTTTGTATTGTTATTTCGGTTGCAGCTGAGGGAGGACGTCATATTCCTGATTGGAATGAATTGCCCGTAAAAATGAGCCGGGACACCGTGCCTTTGAAAGATCGTCCGGGTAATTTTGTCGAAAACCGCATTAAAAATCCATTCGACCTCAAAGACCCCAATTCTATCGACCAGGATATTGAATACGATCCGCAAACCAACAGCTTTAAGGTTACAGAAAAAGTGGGCGACGTCGAGTACAGGCCCGGTACGACCCTGACTTTCGACGAATACATGAAGTTTAAAGCGAGACAACAAGACAAAGATTACTATAAAGAACTGGCGGGCATTTCTACTGGAAAAAAATCATACGGTGAACTCATTGACCCCATTACAAAAATCGACCTCAAAAAGAATCTTGCCGATAAATTGTTTGGTGGATTTGGCATTGACATCAAGCCCCAGGGTTCCATAGGCTTTTTTGTAGGTGGTTATTACAATTTTACGGACAATCCGCAATTACAGGATTATCAAAAACGCCAGTGGGGTCCCGATTTCGATACCGACATCCGCATGGATCTTACGGGCAGCATCGGCGACAAACTCAAATTAAACGCCAACTACGATACCAAAGCGGCATTTGATTTTGAAAACAAACTCAAACTCGCGTATGACTCAGAAAAATATTCGGAAGACGACATCATCAAAAAAATCGAAGCAGGAAATGTCAGCCTGCCTTTGCGAACCAAATTGATTCAGGGCAGCCAGAATCTTTTTGGCTTTAAAACCGACTGGCAATTTGGTTATTTGCGGCTTACCGGGTTGATCTCCCAACAAAAATCGAAACAGGAAAACATTCAGGTCAAAGGGGGAGGTGTCATTCAGGAATTTGAAATCAGGCCGGATGGTTACGACGAAAACAGACATTTCTTTTTAAGTCCTTACAACCGGAACACTTACGAATTCGCTCTCGAAAAACTTCCGGAGATCAATAGTCAGTTTAAAGTAAAGGACATCGAAGTCTGGATTACAGAAGATGCACAAAACAGCCGGGAAACCGAATTAAGAGACATCGTAGCGCTGGCAGATTTAGGCGTGTCTGATCCCGAGCAGTTTGACATGGGCGAAATGGCTGCACAATCTTATCTTCCGGGCAGGGCCGTGTCCAAAGACAAAAGCGGCGTGGAAGTACCTTCCAATACTTCCAATACGCTCCTGGATAAAATTTTAGAAAATCCGGAAGCACGCGATCTCAATAAAGTCGTTCGCTATTTGTCGGATCCCAATGGATTGAATCTGAAACAGGGACGCGATTTTGAAAAAGTCCGCGCACGCCGCTTGAATCAAAGTGAATACAGCTACCACGCTGACCTCGGTTTCATTTCACTGCGCCTCAGACCCCGTCCCAATCAAGTGTTGGCAGTTGCTTACCATTATTTGCAAAATGGCAGGGACATCGATCCAAGATCCGGGGCCACCTACAAAGTAGGTGAGTTTACTTCAGAAGTAAAATCCGATTCGCTGAGTTATAAAGTCATTTTTGTGAAGATGTTAAAATCATCTGCACAGCGTACCGATCTACCCTCCTACAGGCAAATGATGAAAAACGTTTATCCTACTGGAGGCTTCAATCTCAATCCGGATGATTTTACCATCGACATTTATTACGAGGACCGCGACGGTAAACCCAAACGATACATTCAGGAAATTGACGGTTATCCATTGTTGAATTTATTCCGCATGGACTTCCTCAATAAAACCAACGATCCTCAACCGGATGGGGTGTTTGATTTTATTTCAGGGCAAACCGTAATTCCAGCCAGTGGTGCAGTGATTTTCCCTGTATTGGAGCCCTTTGGATCTTCGCTTTATAAATTACTGGTCAATGTAGTGCCCAATAAAGACACCATGCTGGCCCGAACCATTTTCGATAAATATAAATATACAGCCCTCTACGATACATCGATTACTTCTGCCAGGCGAGAATTGAAATCCAATCAATTTATCATCCGGGGTTCATACAAATCAGGAAAATCAAATGAAATTTCGCTGAATACATTCAACCTGGACCCCAATGCAAGGGTGGTAGTCAGTGCAGGCTCACGATCGTTAGTTGAGGGGTCTGATTACATCGTCGATCGCAATCTCGGCAAGGTGACGATTCTCAACGAGGCCTTGCTTCAGTCGGGCGTACCCATCAATGTCGATTTTGAAGACAGTGCCTTGTTCAGCTTTCAGACCAAAACCATGATCGGTTTGAGAGCCGAATACTCCAAACGAAAAGACTGGAGTGTGGGAGCTACCTACATGCATTTATTTGAAAAACCATTTACCGAAAAAAGTAAATATAGGCGAGGATCCAATTAA
- a CDS encoding elongation factor Ts, whose product MSFTLSASDVKNLRDSTGAGMMDCKAALTEAEGDFEKAIEILRKKGQKLSLKRADREAREGAVIAKVNDAKNKGVVIKLSSETDFVSKNEDFIQTAKRIADIALDSYPENLESLLAQPFDGSVKIGDKITDMVAAIGEKIELTNYEKLEAAQVESYIHMGNKAGVLVGLNKASDAYSDAGKDVAMQVAAMKPIALDKGDVDPTVIEKEIEIGKEQARAEGKPEAMLEKIAMGKLEKFYKESTLLHQQFVKDGSLTISAYLKNIDKDLTVSGFRHVKLG is encoded by the coding sequence ATGAGTTTTACTTTATCAGCATCAGATGTTAAAAATTTAAGAGATAGTACAGGAGCAGGAATGATGGATTGCAAAGCTGCCCTGACTGAAGCCGAAGGAGATTTTGAAAAAGCCATAGAGATCCTCAGGAAGAAAGGTCAGAAACTATCACTCAAACGTGCAGACCGCGAAGCCAGGGAAGGTGCTGTTATTGCTAAAGTCAACGATGCCAAAAACAAAGGCGTGGTTATTAAACTTAGCAGCGAAACGGATTTCGTTTCAAAAAATGAAGATTTCATCCAAACTGCAAAGCGCATCGCCGATATCGCACTGGATAGCTATCCGGAGAACCTGGAGAGTTTGCTGGCACAGCCTTTTGATGGGTCTGTAAAAATTGGAGATAAAATAACCGATATGGTTGCTGCCATTGGAGAAAAAATAGAATTGACCAACTACGAAAAACTTGAAGCCGCACAAGTCGAAAGTTATATTCATATGGGCAACAAAGCCGGTGTGCTGGTAGGTTTGAACAAAGCTTCTGATGCATATTCCGACGCAGGTAAAGATGTGGCCATGCAAGTTGCTGCCATGAAACCCATCGCACTGGATAAAGGAGATGTGGATCCTACGGTCATCGAAAAAGAGATCGAGATCGGAAAAGAACAGGCACGCGCTGAAGGCAAACCGGAAGCCATGCTCGAGAAAATTGCCATGGGAAAACTCGAGAAATTCTACAAAGAAAGTACCTTATTGCATCAGCAGTTTGTAAAAGACGGAAGCTTGACCATTTCAGCTTACCTTAAAAATATAGATAAAGATTTGACAGTGTCGGGATTCAGACATGTCAAATTAGGATAA
- the ruvA gene encoding Holliday junction branch migration protein RuvA, translating to MIYSIRGKILERHPTYAVIDTHGVAYQIFISLYTYSHLASAGEVCLLTHLIIKEDGHYLYGFNTESERQLFVQLISVNGVGPNTARLILSSLEPDSIKAAIAGKDELVFRKIKGVGPKTAQRILIDLHDKVAKDGITDALSGSQGSAHRIKSEALSALVALGFARAAVEQVFKDLPELKDPETNLEHLIKAALKKLA from the coding sequence ATGATCTATTCCATCCGGGGTAAAATTTTAGAAAGGCATCCCACTTATGCTGTGATCGATACTCATGGTGTCGCCTATCAGATCTTTATCAGTCTGTATACCTATTCACATCTGGCCTCTGCTGGGGAGGTGTGCCTGCTCACTCATCTGATTATCAAAGAGGACGGGCATTACCTATACGGTTTTAATACCGAATCGGAAAGGCAGCTTTTCGTCCAGCTGATCTCCGTGAATGGCGTGGGTCCGAACACAGCCAGGCTGATCCTTTCGTCGCTCGAACCGGATTCAATCAAGGCAGCTATTGCAGGAAAAGACGAGCTGGTGTTCCGAAAGATCAAAGGAGTTGGTCCCAAAACGGCCCAAAGAATACTCATCGATCTGCACGATAAGGTAGCTAAAGACGGAATCACCGATGCTTTGTCGGGAAGCCAGGGATCTGCCCACCGCATCAAGTCCGAGGCATTGTCCGCATTGGTCGCATTGGGTTTTGCCAGGGCAGCAGTCGAACAGGTATTTAAGGATCTTCCCGAATTGAAAGACCCCGAAACAAACCTGGAACATCTTATTAAAGCCGCACTAAAAAAATTAGCCTAA
- a CDS encoding UMP kinase yields the protein MTAYKRILLKLSGESLMGEQAYGIEPRMLHYYAQQIKMAVDHKIQLAVVIGGGNIFRGMDGEGSGIERVQGDYMGMLATCINGMALQSALEMIGVYTRLITAIEMRQIAEPYIRRRAIRHLEKGRVIIFAAGTGNPYFTTDSAAALRASELNVDVILKGTRVDGIYTKDPLKHPDATRFEKLSFDEVISKGLKVMDMTAFTMCKENHMPIIVFDVNQPENFGRIIRGENVGTMVS from the coding sequence ATGACTGCATACAAACGGATTCTATTGAAGTTGAGTGGCGAATCGCTTATGGGCGAACAAGCATATGGTATCGAACCCCGGATGTTGCACTATTATGCACAACAAATCAAGATGGCAGTCGATCACAAGATCCAATTGGCTGTAGTCATCGGGGGTGGAAATATTTTCAGAGGTATGGATGGGGAAGGAAGCGGTATCGAGCGCGTTCAGGGCGACTACATGGGAATGCTGGCCACTTGCATCAACGGGATGGCTTTGCAAAGCGCACTGGAAATGATTGGAGTATACACCCGTCTCATCACAGCCATCGAAATGCGGCAAATTGCAGAGCCGTACATCCGCAGACGAGCCATCAGACATCTCGAAAAAGGACGGGTTATCATTTTTGCTGCGGGAACCGGGAATCCCTATTTTACAACCGACTCCGCCGCTGCTTTACGAGCCAGCGAACTCAATGTGGATGTGATCTTAAAAGGCACCCGCGTAGATGGCATATACACCAAAGATCCACTCAAACACCCGGATGCCACCCGTTTCGAAAAACTCAGTTTCGACGAAGTCATATCCAAAGGCTTGAAGGTTATGGACATGACCGCATTTACCATGTGCAAAGAAAATCACATGCCGATCATTGTATTCGACGTCAATCAACCCGAAAATTTTGGACGCATCATCCGCGGTGAGAATGTGGGGACGATGGTGTCGTGA
- the sprA gene encoding cell surface protein SprA — translation MELYTSTISKAHHPGIGLGFNVSQWVLASAPQGINDLPFQGSGIYDNVISNANRALLSWYRIDDFARVSTLNANNHYTRLVDEIEIFPNKQRPIGFSTELTFDMTYYPSEKGPYNFDINGGLQANDPLFGNVFTAGIDRDNKLLQPETRWAGLMTRLNTNDFEANNVEYIDFWMLNPFLPKANGSEPVTGDGKLYVQLGNFSEDIFKDGKQQFEHGLPTPDLNLLTDPSVFGKVSRFPPITSSFDINNRERQDLGFDGLNSVSDNFEKDENTFLSGYISQQQNFLNPTAFAELAKDPANDDYISYRSNTFAPNIPVTDKYKRYNMPEGNAQIETGNIQSTAYTGYPDQEDINFDKSLNEIESYYNYEIPIRKTADNKIDFDPASLDNFITDTVIVRVPGLPDDEVWYRFRIPVRSFTNKIGEIQDFRSIQSMRMLFSGFDQTVTFRFIKFQLGRNAWRKFEDVCDAQDAGNKVLILDKVDIEENAGKTPFNYTTPPGIQRERFYSSQFADIPQNESSILLKKEDLKPNCSQSVYKIIDLDIRKYKRLKMFVHGESLKSKDNKGLCVFIRLGKDFTDNYYEYEIPLRFSDEQHFDQRDSIWLKDNEFDFPLQLLLDLKTERNNVVPDFGAYSKPDPEKPKNTVKVVGNPTIGLVRGVLIGFRNKSSEVVEDLEVWFNELRLSGLEEKGGVAATVRAEMQLADLGNISVAGNYASVGWGGIDQKLDQRATYETVQLDAGLNISLDKFLPQSVGIKIPMALQYSNTTLTPQYDPNDTDIELKDKVNAASNQAQKDSIRDRAIDFSEIKSIAFNNVRKERKGSGKPKPWDISNFSVSYSHSVANKHNPIIAKDELKTQQGGVDYNYTLTPKYIEPFKKLVTSPHLKFIGDFNFNPVPNSFSVRNNLNRKAATRTYRFADPKYSTWEDRKFAWTRDYTLNWDLTRSIKINFSAKNEAAVDEITFNPLRQAYVNPLTDQEVQASERGRFLRDNLKSFGRTKDYRHNFTISYQLPTKLFPLLDFVTIRTQYTANFNWAGGSINSIDSLGSVISNTQNISVTGELNFSTLINKSAFLKKYNSEGPASGRFRPSVRNQTDPKKDEKSKDRKNAKSDKPNPWMKAALTPITMLKRMQMSYAENKGTTIPGFMEKPELMGLSSGFDAPGFSFITGGQPDFSEDGWLDKAAEKGWISQSCYFNKEMLQKNSNTLSFKFKLELKDFSIDLNVDRTYTKDYSETFKYDSIIGTNTLGFQHFTPFENGQLSLSYISLQTIFASDINDVFDRFSDARPIISQRVADRLGIKNLSPTNPDYRDGFQGDHIDVVAPAFFAAYTDKDPNKVGLDLFETLPLPNWIVSYNGLSKLKGLKDIFQDFSIRHSYKNTLTINSFKSNLDYRKDANEVPLARRGNDSRASYHARYEVPELVIAEQFAPLIGVNIKTKAGMELGLDYNKNRNLNLRNGIDGQLLETKATTYTIKMGYIIKDVFLAWLPGMKALNKDYKPPKKTKKKKKKTKDGEEEIDPDANINNPKGNDLEISFDFGINDNRTKIHRLDANVNAQDNSGSKQISFTPAIKYSMSKNLNIRLFVDYRKTIPYVQSQYKDVRINGGLNVQYTLN, via the coding sequence GTGGAGTTGTATACATCGACGATTTCGAAGGCGCATCATCCAGGTATCGGACTCGGATTTAATGTTTCACAATGGGTATTGGCCAGTGCACCACAGGGCATCAACGATTTACCATTTCAGGGTTCCGGTATTTACGATAATGTCATCAGCAATGCCAACAGGGCATTACTGTCCTGGTACCGCATTGATGATTTTGCACGCGTGAGTACATTAAATGCCAACAATCATTATACGAGGCTGGTCGACGAAATTGAAATATTTCCCAACAAACAACGGCCCATTGGTTTCAGTACCGAGCTGACTTTTGATATGACTTACTATCCATCGGAAAAGGGTCCTTATAATTTCGACATCAACGGTGGATTGCAAGCTAACGACCCACTTTTTGGAAACGTATTCACTGCAGGGATCGATCGCGACAACAAATTGTTGCAACCCGAAACCCGCTGGGCTGGTTTGATGACCCGTCTCAATACCAATGATTTCGAAGCCAACAATGTGGAATACATCGACTTCTGGATGTTAAATCCATTTCTTCCCAAAGCAAATGGTTCAGAACCCGTAACGGGCGACGGTAAATTGTATGTGCAACTTGGAAATTTCTCAGAGGATATTTTCAAAGATGGCAAACAACAATTCGAACACGGATTACCAACACCTGATCTGAATTTATTGACCGATCCATCCGTATTCGGAAAAGTCAGCCGATTTCCTCCAATCACCAGCAGCTTTGATATCAACAACCGCGAAAGACAGGATCTCGGATTCGATGGATTAAACAGCGTCTCTGATAATTTTGAAAAAGATGAAAATACTTTTCTGTCAGGATACATATCACAACAACAGAACTTTTTAAATCCGACAGCCTTTGCTGAGCTTGCAAAGGACCCGGCCAACGATGATTACATCTCATATCGCTCGAACACTTTTGCGCCCAATATTCCGGTCACCGATAAGTACAAACGCTACAATATGCCCGAAGGCAATGCACAGATCGAAACCGGAAACATTCAATCTACAGCCTACACGGGTTATCCGGATCAGGAAGACATCAATTTTGATAAGTCCCTGAACGAAATTGAATCTTATTACAATTATGAAATTCCAATTCGGAAAACCGCTGACAATAAAATTGACTTTGATCCGGCTTCACTCGATAATTTCATAACGGACACTGTAATCGTTCGGGTACCGGGTCTTCCGGACGATGAAGTATGGTATCGTTTCCGTATTCCGGTGAGATCGTTCACAAACAAGATTGGAGAGATCCAGGATTTCAGATCCATTCAAAGCATGAGGATGTTGTTTTCGGGATTTGACCAAACGGTTACGTTTCGCTTTATCAAATTCCAACTGGGTAGAAATGCATGGAGAAAATTTGAAGATGTTTGCGATGCTCAGGATGCAGGAAATAAAGTACTCATCCTCGATAAAGTTGATATTGAGGAAAATGCAGGGAAAACACCATTCAACTATACCACACCACCGGGAATTCAAAGAGAGCGCTTTTACAGTTCGCAATTCGCCGATATACCTCAGAACGAATCTTCCATTTTGTTAAAGAAAGAAGACCTGAAACCCAACTGTTCGCAATCCGTATACAAGATCATCGATCTCGATATCCGCAAGTACAAAAGATTAAAAATGTTCGTGCACGGTGAATCTCTTAAGTCCAAGGACAATAAAGGACTTTGCGTTTTTATCAGATTGGGAAAAGATTTTACAGACAACTATTACGAATACGAAATCCCGCTGCGATTTTCTGATGAACAACATTTTGATCAGAGGGATTCCATCTGGCTTAAGGACAATGAATTTGATTTTCCGCTCCAGCTGTTGTTGGATCTGAAAACAGAAAGAAACAACGTCGTTCCTGATTTTGGGGCCTATTCAAAACCTGATCCGGAAAAACCAAAAAATACCGTTAAAGTGGTTGGAAACCCAACCATCGGATTGGTCAGAGGGGTACTCATAGGTTTTAGAAATAAAAGTTCCGAAGTCGTAGAAGACCTCGAAGTCTGGTTCAATGAATTGCGTTTATCGGGCCTCGAAGAAAAAGGCGGAGTCGCCGCGACCGTTCGTGCAGAAATGCAATTGGCAGATCTTGGCAATATCAGCGTTGCCGGTAATTATGCATCTGTTGGCTGGGGTGGCATCGATCAAAAACTGGATCAGCGTGCTACCTATGAAACAGTCCAATTGGATGCCGGACTTAACATCTCTTTGGATAAATTTTTACCACAGAGTGTAGGTATAAAAATTCCAATGGCTCTGCAATATTCCAATACGACCCTGACACCCCAATACGATCCCAACGATACGGACATCGAACTCAAGGATAAAGTCAATGCGGCAAGCAACCAGGCTCAAAAAGATTCCATCCGGGATCGCGCCATCGATTTCTCCGAAATAAAAAGTATTGCATTCAATAATGTTCGCAAAGAAAGAAAAGGAAGTGGCAAACCAAAACCATGGGACATTTCAAACTTCTCAGTGAGTTATTCCCATTCAGTGGCCAACAAGCATAATCCCATCATTGCAAAAGACGAACTCAAAACTCAGCAGGGAGGTGTCGATTACAATTATACCCTGACACCAAAATATATCGAACCCTTCAAGAAATTAGTTACAAGTCCGCATCTGAAATTTATCGGCGATTTTAATTTCAATCCGGTTCCGAATTCTTTTTCAGTGAGAAACAATCTCAACAGGAAAGCAGCAACAAGAACATACCGTTTTGCTGATCCCAAATACAGTACCTGGGAAGATCGGAAGTTTGCATGGACCCGGGATTATACGTTGAACTGGGATCTGACCAGATCAATTAAGATTAATTTCAGTGCTAAGAATGAGGCTGCAGTAGATGAAATTACTTTTAATCCGCTTCGCCAAGCTTATGTCAATCCGTTAACTGATCAGGAAGTTCAGGCCAGCGAACGCGGAAGATTTTTGCGAGATAATTTAAAATCTTTTGGCCGAACCAAAGACTACCGTCATAATTTCACCATTTCTTATCAATTGCCAACAAAACTATTTCCGCTATTGGATTTTGTGACCATCCGCACCCAATACACTGCTAATTTCAATTGGGCAGGTGGATCTATTAACTCCATCGATAGTCTTGGTTCAGTTATTTCAAATACCCAGAATATCAGCGTCACGGGTGAATTGAATTTTTCAACCCTGATCAATAAATCTGCATTTCTTAAAAAATACAACAGCGAAGGTCCGGCTTCCGGTAGATTCAGACCATCGGTGCGAAACCAAACCGATCCGAAAAAAGATGAAAAATCCAAGGACCGGAAGAATGCCAAATCAGACAAGCCCAATCCATGGATGAAGGCTGCCCTGACACCGATTACCATGCTCAAGCGCATGCAGATGAGTTATGCTGAAAACAAAGGAACCACCATACCCGGATTTATGGAAAAGCCCGAACTGATGGGTTTGAGCTCGGGCTTTGATGCACCCGGTTTTAGTTTCATCACCGGGGGACAACCGGATTTCAGTGAAGACGGATGGCTCGATAAAGCAGCAGAAAAAGGATGGATCTCTCAAAGTTGTTATTTCAACAAAGAAATGTTGCAGAAGAACTCCAATACCCTGAGTTTTAAATTTAAACTCGAACTAAAGGATTTTAGCATCGATCTGAACGTAGACAGAACCTATACTAAAGATTATTCAGAGACATTTAAGTACGACAGCATCATTGGTACCAATACTTTGGGATTTCAACATTTCACCCCATTTGAAAACGGCCAGTTGAGTTTATCTTACATATCCCTGCAAACCATATTTGCCAGCGACATCAACGATGTGTTTGACCGGTTTAGCGATGCCAGACCGATCATCTCGCAGCGTGTTGCCGATCGTTTGGGGATTAAGAATCTAAGTCCAACCAATCCCGATTACCGGGATGGATTTCAGGGCGATCACATCGATGTTGTAGCTCCCGCATTTTTTGCAGCATACACCGATAAGGACCCCAATAAAGTTGGTCTCGATCTGTTTGAGACTTTACCATTACCCAACTGGATAGTGAGCTACAATGGACTCAGCAAATTGAAAGGACTTAAAGATATTTTCCAGGATTTCAGCATCCGCCATTCGTACAAGAACACATTGACCATAAATAGCTTCAAAAGCAACCTGGATTATCGGAAAGACGCCAATGAGGTTCCGCTTGCAAGAAGAGGAAACGATTCGCGCGCTTCTTATCACGCCCGTTACGAAGTTCCCGAACTAGTGATTGCAGAGCAATTTGCCCCGCTGATCGGAGTAAATATAAAAACTAAAGCCGGGATGGAGCTCGGTTTGGATTACAACAAAAACCGGAATCTGAATTTAAGAAACGGCATCGACGGCCAATTGCTGGAAACTAAGGCTACGACCTATACCATTAAAATGGGATACATCATTAAAGATGTATTTCTGGCCTGGTTGCCCGGAATGAAAGCTTTGAACAAAGATTACAAACCGCCCAAGAAAACCAAAAAGAAGAAAAAGAAAACGAAAGATGGTGAAGAAGAAATAGATCCGGATGCCAACATCAACAATCCGAAAGGAAACGATCTCGAAATCAGTTTCGACTTTGGGATCAATGACAACCGGACAAAAATTCACAGGCTTGATGCAAACGTCAATGCACAGGATAACAGCGGATCCAAACAGATCAGTTTTACCCCGGCGATCAAATACAGCATGAGTAAAAATTTGAACATACGATTGTTTGTAGATTACCGAAAGACAATCCCCTATGTGCAGAGCCAGTATAAAGATGTTCGCATCAATGGGGGGTTGAATGTGCAGTATACTTTGAATTAG